A genomic window from Levilactobacillus yonginensis includes:
- a CDS encoding sensor histidine kinase — protein MIRRLMIALLITGSLNSLLVWLVDSPHLGLALLVAWSLAILETVAIGYLIRWGNQRISILTNKVQGIRHEEAPAHVLLSPHDPFYQLALQINYLQTQQRKVQRQMAGQNQEFATLLDYLPIGVMVIDRYRKVELANPAMEQFLQQRISPRRHLFTQDVRQFELASLINSALSERKTQHKTLKLPGVTADRTVDVRAVYTATSQDYFQVLVLLYDVTEVYAVEQMQMDFVSNASHELKTPVTAISGFAKTLLAGAKDDPEKSVEFLKIIDEQSERLVELINDVLTISHIESGNAVEATAVPVGQMVANQVQLLAPLAGVNQVTLVNRVSTDLIETTDRRKFDQILKNVLGNAIKYNRPQGSITISTTKSGRSWALIIADTGVGISPQDQLRVFERFYRADVSHSNQLVSGSGLGLAIVRELVESLNGKIDLQSAVGEGTTVTMTFPVD, from the coding sequence ATGATTCGCCGTTTAATGATAGCATTGTTGATCACGGGAAGCTTGAACAGCTTGTTGGTATGGCTAGTGGATTCGCCACACTTAGGTTTAGCATTGCTGGTTGCTTGGTCCTTAGCAATTTTGGAAACAGTTGCTATTGGTTATCTGATCAGGTGGGGGAATCAGCGAATTTCAATTCTCACGAATAAGGTTCAGGGAATTCGCCATGAAGAGGCGCCGGCCCATGTGCTCCTATCACCACATGACCCGTTCTATCAATTGGCGCTACAGATCAATTATCTACAGACGCAGCAACGCAAGGTCCAACGTCAAATGGCTGGACAAAATCAGGAGTTCGCCACGTTATTGGATTACTTGCCCATTGGTGTCATGGTAATTGACCGGTATCGCAAGGTGGAGTTAGCTAATCCAGCGATGGAACAGTTTCTACAGCAGCGAATTTCTCCGCGCCGGCACCTGTTTACCCAGGATGTTCGCCAATTCGAGCTGGCCAGTCTCATCAACTCTGCTCTAAGTGAACGAAAAACACAGCACAAGACGTTAAAGCTTCCAGGTGTTACCGCTGACCGAACCGTCGACGTGCGGGCGGTTTATACGGCAACTTCTCAAGATTATTTTCAAGTGTTAGTTTTACTGTACGATGTGACGGAGGTTTATGCCGTTGAACAGATGCAGATGGACTTTGTGTCGAACGCTTCCCATGAGTTGAAGACACCAGTTACGGCCATTTCGGGGTTTGCTAAGACATTGCTAGCGGGAGCCAAAGACGATCCAGAGAAATCCGTTGAATTCTTAAAAATTATCGACGAACAAAGTGAGCGCTTAGTTGAGCTGATTAATGATGTGCTGACAATTTCTCACATTGAATCTGGGAACGCTGTCGAGGCAACGGCGGTTCCCGTTGGTCAGATGGTGGCCAATCAAGTTCAGCTATTGGCGCCATTAGCAGGCGTTAACCAAGTGACACTGGTCAATCGGGTGTCGACTGATTTGATTGAAACGACTGATCGTAGAAAATTTGATCAAATTCTGAAGAATGTCCTAGGTAATGCCATCAAATACAATCGGCCACAGGGATCAATTACGATTTCAACGACTAAATCAGGCCGGTCGTGGGCGTTAATTATTGCCGACACGGGGGTGGGGATTTCTCCTCAGGACCAGCTAAGAGTTTTCGAGCGCTTTTACCGAGCCGACGTTTCTCACTCAAATCAGTTGGTCAGTGGGAGTGGTCTTGGCCTGGCGATTGTCCGAGAACTAGTAGAGTCATTGAATGGTAAAATTGATTTACAAAGCGCTGTTGGCGAGGGAACGACGGTCACAATGACTTTCCCTGTCGATTAG
- a CDS encoding response regulator has translation MSRVLVVDDEPAIVTLLQYNLEQADYQVVTAIDGEQALNLALHEKFDVILLDLMLPKMDGVEVTKRLRQEKISTPIIMITAKTSEFDTVFGLELGADDYITKPFSPREVIARMKAVMRRYHDDEPQATTPTKVDHRLQVADLTIDQDKFQVKRGATPIDLTPKEFELLLFFAKRPGKVWSREQLLEGVWGFDYSGQTRMVDIHVSHLREKIERDPKHPVLLKTVRGFGYTFEAQP, from the coding sequence ATGAGTAGAGTCTTAGTCGTCGATGACGAGCCAGCCATCGTGACGTTGTTACAGTACAACCTGGAACAAGCAGATTATCAAGTTGTGACGGCGATTGACGGTGAGCAGGCCTTAAACCTAGCGTTACATGAGAAGTTTGATGTCATTTTGTTAGATTTAATGTTACCCAAGATGGATGGCGTGGAAGTGACGAAACGCTTGCGCCAGGAAAAGATTAGTACACCCATCATTATGATTACGGCTAAGACTAGTGAATTTGATACCGTTTTTGGGCTGGAATTAGGAGCTGATGACTACATCACAAAGCCGTTTAGTCCCCGAGAGGTGATTGCCCGAATGAAGGCGGTCATGCGGCGGTACCACGATGACGAACCGCAGGCGACGACTCCGACGAAAGTTGATCACCGTTTGCAAGTCGCCGATTTGACGATTGATCAGGACAAGTTCCAAGTTAAGCGGGGAGCGACTCCCATTGACTTGACGCCCAAGGAGTTTGAACTTTTGCTCTTCTTTGCGAAACGTCCGGGTAAGGTTTGGAGTCGTGAACAGTTGCTGGAAGGCGTTTGGGGATTTGACTATAGTGGGCAAACCCGGATGGTGGATATTCACGTGTCTCACCTGCGTGAAAAAATTGAACGCGATCCGAAGCACCCGGTCCTTTTGAAGACCGTACGGGGGTTTGGCTACACGTTTGAGGCGCAGCCATGA
- a CDS encoding PDZ domain-containing protein, with protein MRTLIALGSYLLQPLLWLAIIRVWLTSKSRIKTERRSFGSAVYSDHYELRHMLTQGLFLGAGLSLLNFLLGFSLPLLWIILYEALGFLTLLLLPTTVLPVTLIVITTLLTVLAGPYITDKPDLATVGLSWHGVAHLNYLWLLVIFFMILGHWLANYGGRFVSPKIYAKQRGKRIAGYPWRELLVLPMVTLVPGDWFTSQLSFWPVLNIHGQTYAVLVVPLLLGLRFTIFRQVPRVVYRRLARKMVWLAVLSLICLGWTAWRPQDLPVGLIVLLVGYGLVLWQAKRYDERQQFWYSQVDDGVRVLAIRPRTPAVKMDLEAGDIILECNHQAINSETSFYEALLANPTYCHLRVRDVQGELKVTETAIYSGAPHEIGIVLFRDQEG; from the coding sequence ATGCGGACATTAATTGCGCTGGGGAGTTATTTACTCCAGCCGCTGTTGTGGCTTGCCATTATTCGGGTCTGGTTGACCAGCAAGTCACGGATTAAAACTGAACGTCGCAGTTTTGGAAGTGCGGTGTACAGTGATCATTATGAGCTGCGGCATATGCTGACTCAGGGCCTGTTTCTGGGGGCCGGTCTCTCGCTACTAAACTTTTTATTGGGTTTCAGTTTGCCACTGCTGTGGATCATCCTCTACGAGGCCTTAGGATTCTTAACGCTACTGCTATTGCCAACCACTGTTTTACCAGTGACCTTAATTGTGATCACCACCCTGCTGACGGTTCTGGCGGGACCTTACATAACGGATAAGCCTGATTTAGCAACTGTTGGGTTGAGCTGGCATGGTGTGGCACACCTCAATTACTTATGGTTGTTGGTTATTTTCTTCATGATTTTGGGACACTGGTTGGCGAACTATGGTGGCCGCTTCGTGAGTCCCAAGATTTACGCTAAGCAGCGGGGCAAGCGAATTGCTGGCTATCCGTGGCGTGAGTTGTTGGTGCTCCCAATGGTGACGCTAGTGCCGGGCGATTGGTTTACCAGTCAGCTGAGCTTTTGGCCAGTACTGAATATTCATGGTCAAACGTATGCCGTTCTGGTAGTACCTTTGTTGTTGGGGTTGCGGTTTACGATCTTTCGGCAAGTCCCTCGCGTGGTCTATCGTCGATTGGCCCGCAAAATGGTATGGCTCGCCGTGTTGAGTTTGATCTGCTTGGGCTGGACGGCTTGGCGGCCACAAGATTTGCCAGTCGGATTAATCGTCCTGTTAGTTGGTTACGGACTAGTCCTATGGCAAGCTAAACGTTATGATGAACGGCAACAATTCTGGTATTCTCAAGTCGATGATGGTGTTCGTGTTTTGGCCATTCGTCCCCGAACTCCCGCAGTCAAAATGGATTTAGAGGCGGGGGACATCATTTTAGAGTGTAATCACCAAGCTATTAATAGTGAAACGAGTTTTTATGAAGCCTTACTAGCTAATCCAACGTATTGTCACTTGCGGGTGCGTGATGTTCAGGGGGAGCTGAAGGTGACCGAAACGGCCATTTATTCAGGTGCACCACATGAGATTGGCATCGTCCTATTCAGAGATCAGGAGGGGTAA
- the prfB gene encoding peptide chain release factor 2 (programmed frameshift), with protein MELSDAKREIATMRSQLTGFRGSLDFDALNESISVNESQMAEPNFWDDAQAAQRLIDETNEMKKKVDEYQNLANQIDDLEVALELLQEEPDADMQTEFEQDFATAQKALQQYSLNMLLNQKYDRNNAILEIHPGAGGTESQDWGDMLMRMYTRWAEQHDFKVTVLDYQPGDVAGLSSATLLIAGHNAYGYLRSEKGVHRLVRISPFDSAGRRHTSFASVDVLPELDDSVDVEINPADLKVDVYRASGAGGQHVNKTSSAVRITHLPTGIVTQSQAQRSQLQNRQTAMGMLRAKLYEREQEKKAEEKAKLEGDQMDIGWGSQIRSYVFHPYTMVKDHRTNYETGNGQAVMDGDLDPFIDAFLQWQLSQKNPN; from the exons ATGGAATTAAGCGATGCAAAGCGCGAAATTGCAACCATGCGCAGTCAGTTAACCGGCTTTAGGGGGTCGCTT GACTTTGATGCTTTAAATGAAAGCATTAGTGTCAATGAGTCCCAAATGGCTGAGCCTAACTTTTGGGACGATGCGCAGGCGGCGCAACGATTGATCGATGAGACCAATGAGATGAAAAAAAAGGTTGACGAATATCAGAACCTGGCCAACCAAATTGATGATCTCGAGGTGGCTCTGGAGCTCCTTCAAGAGGAACCAGATGCAGATATGCAAACGGAATTTGAGCAGGACTTTGCGACGGCCCAAAAGGCCCTTCAGCAATATAGTCTCAACATGTTACTGAACCAGAAATATGATCGTAACAATGCTATCCTGGAAATTCATCCTGGGGCCGGGGGGACGGAATCTCAAGACTGGGGTGACATGCTCATGCGGATGTATACGCGCTGGGCGGAGCAGCATGACTTTAAGGTCACGGTATTAGACTATCAACCAGGCGACGTGGCTGGACTAAGCAGTGCAACCTTGCTGATTGCTGGTCACAATGCTTACGGTTACCTGCGTTCTGAAAAAGGGGTCCATCGATTAGTTCGCATCTCACCATTTGATTCGGCCGGGCGGCGACACACGTCGTTTGCTTCCGTGGATGTCCTACCAGAACTGGATGATTCCGTGGATGTGGAAATCAATCCGGCTGATTTGAAAGTCGACGTTTACCGAGCATCTGGTGCCGGCGGGCAACACGTTAACAAGACGTCCTCTGCGGTCCGAATCACCCACTTACCTACGGGAATCGTGACCCAAAGTCAGGCGCAACGGTCACAGCTTCAAAACCGCCAAACGGCAATGGGGATGCTGCGAGCTAAGCTTTACGAACGGGAACAAGAAAAGAAGGCCGAGGAGAAAGCCAAACTAGAAGGTGACCAAATGGATATTGGTTGGGGCTCCCAGATTCGGTCGTACGTTTTCCACCCGTATACCATGGTCAAGGATCACCGCACCAACTATGAAACGGGTAATGGGCAGGCCGTCATGGACGGGGACCTGGATCCATTCATTGATGCTTTCTTGCAGTGGCAGTTGAGTCAAAAGAACCCAAATTAA
- the secA gene encoding preprotein translocase subunit SecA produces MPNILKRWVESDRRTLRRLSKLADQVGSYADEYEQLSDDDLKAKTPEFKQRYQDGETLDDLLPEAFAAIREGARRVLGLYPFHVQIMGGIVLHEGNISEMKTGEGKTLTATMPVYLNAIAGKGVHVVTVNEYLSARDATEMGELYSWMGLTVGLNSAEKSPEEKREAYNADITYSTNGEIGFDYLRDNMVVYKEDMVQRPLNFAIVDEVDSILIDEARTPLIISGQSEGTSALYQRVDRFAKTLHEKDDFKIDLESKTVALTDQGIEKAEKYFNLKNLYDTDNTALTHHLDQALRANFIMLRDKDYVVQDGEVLIVDSFTGRVMDGRRYSDGLHQAIEAKEGVEIQEETKTMANITYQNLFRMYKKLSGMTGTAKTEAEEFREIYNMEVVSVPTNKPVVRVDQPDLLYPTLESKFDAVIREIKDLHEKGQPMLIGTVAVETSEYLSERLDQEKIPHVVLNAKNHAKEADIIQNAGQRGAVTIATNMAGRGTDIKLGPGVVEIGGLAVIGTERHESRRIDNQLRGRSGRQGDPGMTQFYLSLEDDLMRRFGSDRVKSFLERMNVDGEDAVIRSRMITKQVESAQKRVEGNNYDSRKNVLQYDDVMRQQRNVIYGERNQIINQEESLKWVLMPMIKRTVDRVVDLHTQGDQADWDLDTLLDFGISAMVTPEKISLDALKNKTADEIKEFFMGLANDVYTEKQKQLYDPAQMLEFEKVVLLRVVDSHWTDHIDAMDQLRQSIGLRGYGQLNPLVEYQQDGFRMFEEMISNIDYDTTRLFMKSEIRQNITR; encoded by the coding sequence ATGCCAAATATTTTGAAACGATGGGTCGAAAGTGATCGCCGGACTTTACGACGCCTCAGTAAATTAGCGGACCAAGTTGGTTCTTACGCTGATGAATATGAACAACTTTCAGACGATGATCTGAAGGCGAAAACGCCAGAGTTCAAGCAGCGCTACCAAGACGGCGAAACTTTAGACGACTTACTGCCTGAAGCCTTTGCTGCAATTCGTGAGGGCGCACGGCGGGTCCTCGGTCTCTATCCATTCCACGTGCAAATCATGGGGGGAATTGTGCTTCACGAAGGAAATATCTCCGAAATGAAGACCGGTGAAGGGAAGACCTTGACTGCCACGATGCCTGTCTACCTAAATGCTATTGCTGGCAAAGGGGTTCACGTTGTTACGGTTAACGAATACTTATCTGCTCGTGATGCTACCGAAATGGGTGAATTGTATTCTTGGATGGGCTTAACGGTTGGCTTAAACTCCGCTGAAAAGTCACCAGAAGAGAAGCGAGAAGCCTACAATGCCGATATCACTTATTCAACCAACGGGGAAATCGGGTTCGATTACCTGCGTGATAACATGGTCGTCTACAAAGAAGACATGGTACAGCGTCCACTGAATTTCGCGATTGTCGATGAAGTTGACTCCATCCTGATCGATGAAGCGCGGACGCCATTGATTATTTCTGGCCAATCCGAGGGAACGAGTGCTCTTTACCAACGGGTGGATCGTTTTGCTAAGACGTTACACGAAAAAGATGACTTTAAGATTGATTTGGAATCCAAGACGGTTGCCTTAACCGATCAAGGAATTGAAAAAGCCGAAAAATACTTTAATTTGAAGAACCTGTATGATACGGATAACACGGCCTTGACCCACCATTTGGATCAGGCGTTACGGGCTAACTTTATCATGTTACGTGATAAGGATTACGTGGTTCAAGACGGTGAAGTTCTGATTGTTGATTCCTTCACTGGACGGGTTATGGACGGTCGTCGTTACTCAGACGGGTTGCACCAAGCCATTGAAGCCAAAGAAGGCGTTGAGATTCAGGAAGAAACTAAGACGATGGCCAATATTACCTACCAAAACTTGTTCCGGATGTACAAGAAGCTTTCCGGGATGACTGGTACGGCGAAGACCGAAGCCGAAGAATTCCGAGAAATCTACAACATGGAAGTCGTTTCTGTGCCAACCAACAAACCAGTTGTCCGAGTTGACCAACCTGACTTGCTATACCCAACTTTGGAATCTAAATTCGATGCCGTTATTCGGGAGATCAAGGACTTGCATGAAAAGGGTCAACCAATGTTGATTGGTACCGTGGCCGTTGAAACATCCGAATATTTGTCTGAACGGTTGGATCAGGAAAAGATTCCTCATGTGGTCTTGAACGCGAAGAACCATGCAAAAGAAGCCGATATCATCCAAAATGCTGGTCAACGTGGTGCCGTTACGATTGCTACCAACATGGCTGGGCGGGGAACCGATATTAAATTGGGACCCGGCGTGGTCGAAATTGGTGGATTAGCCGTTATTGGGACTGAACGGCATGAATCACGACGGATCGATAACCAACTTCGTGGCCGTTCAGGTCGTCAAGGGGACCCTGGTATGACACAGTTCTACCTGTCGCTGGAAGATGACTTGATGCGTCGGTTCGGTTCAGATCGGGTCAAGAGTTTCTTGGAACGGATGAACGTTGATGGCGAAGATGCCGTTATCCGGAGCCGGATGATTACGAAGCAAGTTGAATCCGCCCAAAAGCGGGTTGAAGGGAATAACTACGATTCCCGGAAGAACGTGCTACAGTACGATGACGTGATGCGTCAGCAACGGAACGTTATCTACGGCGAACGGAACCAGATCATTAACCAAGAAGAATCCCTTAAGTGGGTTCTGATGCCAATGATCAAGCGGACCGTTGATCGCGTGGTTGACTTGCATACACAAGGCGATCAAGCAGATTGGGACTTGGATACGTTACTGGACTTTGGAATCTCCGCAATGGTTACGCCTGAAAAAATCAGCTTAGACGCACTGAAGAACAAGACCGCTGATGAGATCAAGGAATTCTTTATGGGCTTGGCCAACGATGTCTACACCGAAAAGCAAAAGCAACTTTACGATCCAGCGCAAATGTTGGAATTTGAAAAGGTTGTGTTGTTACGGGTCGTAGATTCTCACTGGACCGACCATATTGATGCCATGGATCAATTACGTCAATCAATTGGTTTACGTGGATACGGGCAGTTGAACCCATTGGTTGAATACCAACAAGATGGGTTCCGGATGTTTGAAGAAATGATTTCAAACATTGATTACGATACTACCCGGTTGTTCATGAAGTCTGAAATTCGACAAAATATTACCCGGTAA
- the raiA gene encoding ribosome hibernation-promoting factor, HPF/YfiA family, whose amino-acid sequence MLTFNIRGENIEVTDAIRDYVEKRISKLEKYFDNNVEAIAHINLKVYQNKTAKVEVTIPLPYLTLRAEETSPDLYASVDLVTDKLERQIRKYKTKVNRKSREKGYKNLDFSAETPDADSDDKGELEVVRTKRVSLKPMDNEEAVLQMDMLGHDFFIYEDAETNGISIVYRRNDGRYGLIEADDE is encoded by the coding sequence ATGCTCACATTTAATATTCGTGGTGAAAACATCGAAGTTACTGACGCAATACGGGATTACGTTGAAAAGCGTATCAGCAAGTTGGAGAAATATTTCGACAACAACGTTGAGGCAATTGCGCATATCAACCTGAAGGTCTACCAAAACAAGACAGCGAAGGTTGAAGTAACAATCCCACTCCCATACTTGACATTACGGGCAGAGGAAACCTCTCCGGACTTATATGCAAGTGTTGACCTGGTTACGGACAAGCTGGAACGTCAGATCCGCAAGTACAAGACTAAGGTAAACCGTAAGTCCCGGGAAAAAGGTTACAAAAACCTCGACTTCTCAGCTGAAACGCCTGACGCCGATTCCGACGACAAAGGTGAGTTAGAAGTTGTCCGGACCAAGCGGGTTTCTTTGAAGCCAATGGATAATGAAGAGGCCGTTCTGCAAATGGACATGTTAGGCCACGACTTCTTTATCTACGAAGATGCTGAAACCAATGGTATCAGCATCGTCTACCGCCGGAATGACGGTCGGTATGGTTTGATTGAAGCCGACGACGAGTAA
- a CDS encoding ComF family protein, with protein MVNRALFQYDAGFKAYMQQYKFQGDYALRIVLQAALAQSLRRAVYDVLVPIPVDLATWQTRGFNQVTGWLTDQPFFQALEVVAEHKERPQSAKTRAERLVTPQPFSLAPNAGKLLRDQRVLLLDDVYTTGRTIRHAIDQINLSGAKAVTSLTLAR; from the coding sequence GTGGTTAATCGGGCACTGTTTCAGTACGATGCGGGTTTTAAGGCGTACATGCAACAGTACAAGTTTCAGGGAGACTATGCGTTACGTATTGTGTTGCAAGCAGCGTTGGCCCAGTCTTTGCGACGAGCTGTGTACGATGTGTTAGTTCCCATTCCGGTGGATTTAGCGACCTGGCAGACCCGCGGTTTTAATCAGGTGACGGGGTGGCTGACTGATCAACCATTTTTCCAAGCTCTAGAGGTGGTTGCTGAGCACAAGGAACGTCCCCAATCTGCCAAAACGCGGGCAGAGCGATTGGTCACGCCCCAGCCATTTTCGTTAGCTCCGAACGCGGGCAAGCTGCTTCGGGACCAACGTGTTTTACTCTTGGATGATGTCTACACGACGGGGCGGACAATTCGGCATGCCATTGATCAAATTAATTTGAGCGGTGCGAAAGCGGTTACTAGCTTGACTTTAGCGCGTTAA
- a CDS encoding DEAD/DEAH box helicase, with translation MDNDEQFFGRWVPSMRLPLGPMTNCEAIEQSRGSARCTRCGNWLPVTDQLPNGALYCRQCLQLGRLTTHHKLYTIPEPNRFSLMTESPLTWPGTLKPQQMVAATAVRELAAARRNQLLWAVTGAGKTEILYPALAWALQQGWRVAWASPRVDVCLELAPRLARAFAGVSQAVLHGKQERPYTYRQLTICTTHQLLRFHAAFDWLIVDEVDAFPLTTSPMLQRAVKQAQKASGSHIFLTATPDSHLQRLVAQRKISVTYVPLRYHGYLLPQMMVHLSWQWRQHLLKGRLPGQLVRQLRGYQRMGQRFLLFVPHVADLAPVVAALARARIVGGATVHAADSERTEKVQAMRDERCQFLVTTTILERGVTFSNVAVVILGGDDAVFSTAALVQIAGRAGRHAAHPRGEVTCYCQSQSRTIQRARAMISHLNRQGRQQGGR, from the coding sequence TTGGATAATGATGAGCAATTCTTTGGTCGGTGGGTCCCGTCTATGAGGTTACCACTGGGACCGATGACCAACTGTGAGGCAATTGAGCAGAGCCGTGGTTCAGCACGATGTACCCGCTGTGGTAATTGGCTACCGGTAACTGATCAGTTACCGAACGGGGCACTGTACTGTCGGCAATGCCTACAGTTGGGGCGTTTGACCACGCACCATAAATTATACACTATTCCGGAACCTAATCGGTTTTCACTGATGACAGAATCGCCATTGACCTGGCCAGGAACGCTTAAACCACAGCAGATGGTGGCAGCAACGGCTGTGCGTGAATTGGCGGCGGCCCGGCGGAACCAATTGTTGTGGGCGGTCACTGGTGCTGGCAAGACGGAAATCCTGTATCCGGCACTAGCCTGGGCACTGCAGCAAGGCTGGCGCGTCGCCTGGGCATCGCCACGGGTGGACGTTTGCTTGGAATTGGCGCCACGGCTAGCCCGGGCCTTTGCCGGTGTGTCTCAGGCGGTTTTGCATGGGAAACAGGAACGTCCCTATACTTATCGGCAGCTGACAATTTGTACCACGCACCAACTTCTGCGTTTTCATGCGGCGTTTGACTGGTTAATTGTGGATGAGGTCGATGCTTTTCCACTCACCACGAGTCCAATGTTACAGCGAGCCGTGAAACAGGCTCAGAAAGCTAGTGGAAGTCACATTTTTTTGACGGCAACCCCAGATTCTCATTTGCAAAGGTTAGTGGCACAACGAAAGATTAGTGTGACTTATGTGCCCTTACGATATCACGGTTACCTGCTCCCACAGATGATGGTTCATCTGAGCTGGCAATGGCGGCAACACTTGCTGAAGGGGCGGCTCCCGGGTCAGCTCGTTCGTCAATTACGGGGGTATCAGCGCATGGGGCAACGTTTTCTCCTATTTGTTCCCCATGTGGCAGACTTAGCACCAGTTGTGGCAGCCTTGGCTCGGGCCAGAATTGTTGGTGGGGCGACAGTCCACGCTGCTGATTCAGAGAGAACCGAAAAAGTTCAGGCGATGCGTGATGAGCGTTGTCAGTTTTTAGTGACGACCACTATCCTTGAACGAGGAGTGACGTTTTCCAACGTAGCCGTGGTGATTCTGGGCGGGGATGATGCGGTCTTTTCAACAGCGGCCTTAGTCCAGATTGCAGGTCGAGCGGGACGCCATGCCGCCCATCCCCGGGGCGAAGTGACGTGTTATTGTCAGAGCCAGTCGCGGACAATTCAGCGAGCACGTGCCATGATCAGCCACTTAAATCGGCAAGGACGCCAGCAGGGGGGCCGATGA
- a CDS encoding YigZ family protein yields the protein METDYLTIQASGNHELEIKKSRFIADLGRVSSEDEAKAFIAAITAREPKATHHCWAYMVGEHDEIQRESDNGEPSGTAGVPILTVLQRNHLHNVIGVVTRYFGGIKLGAGGLIRAYSNATSTGIEAVGVVKLVRQQAMTITVDYPNYDRLNHYLTENQISITDTTYTAAVSITISVDLDAVTTIQTAITNLLSDRLTVDLGDIAYNEVPVEINASSRSND from the coding sequence ATGGAAACTGACTACTTAACCATTCAAGCAAGCGGTAATCACGAACTTGAAATTAAAAAATCACGGTTCATTGCCGACCTCGGTCGTGTATCCAGCGAAGATGAAGCTAAGGCCTTCATTGCCGCAATAACCGCGCGTGAACCGAAAGCAACCCATCATTGTTGGGCCTATATGGTCGGTGAACACGACGAGATCCAACGAGAAAGCGACAACGGCGAGCCTTCTGGTACCGCCGGAGTTCCCATCCTCACGGTGCTCCAACGTAACCATCTGCACAACGTCATTGGCGTGGTCACCCGTTACTTTGGCGGTATTAAGCTGGGCGCTGGTGGCCTGATTCGGGCATATAGTAATGCTACCTCCACTGGAATCGAGGCGGTCGGCGTGGTTAAACTCGTCCGGCAGCAAGCCATGACAATTACCGTGGACTATCCCAACTACGACCGTCTCAATCACTACCTCACTGAAAATCAGATCAGTATCACGGACACCACGTACACGGCGGCAGTTTCAATCACCATTTCCGTTGATTTGGACGCCGTGACCACCATACAAACAGCCATCACCAACCTGCTGAGTGACCGGCTAACCGTGGACCTGGGCGACATTGCCTACAACGAGGTCCCAGTCGAAATCAACGCCAGCAGCCGATCGAATGACTAA
- a CDS encoding glycosyltransferase family 4 protein, translating into MKFEIIVSLFATMIISAVLTPFVRRFAFQIGAVDKPNQRRVNKVPMPTLGGLAIFIAFTFSTMFLLRDQMPTQQLWGLFGGECIIVAGGMIDDVFELKPRQKVMFQLLAAIEVYFVAGIRMRYLTLPFVGAWHFGWLSLPITLLWIVAIVNAINLIDGLDGLATGVSIIALTTTGITGLFFLNVANTWVAIMIFALVAAMVGFLPYNFFPARIYLGDTGAQFIGFMIACFSLYGLKNVTFISVIIPVIILGVPITDTVYAMIRRILNRQPISHADKHHLHHRLMQLGLTHRQTVLVIYGIALIFSFISLLYPLSTIWGSVLLTIAILIGLELFVEAIGLVGSDRQPLLHWINRVVKKLTSKNSER; encoded by the coding sequence ATGAAATTTGAGATTATTGTTAGCTTGTTTGCTACCATGATTATCTCCGCGGTCCTAACCCCGTTTGTACGCCGCTTTGCGTTTCAAATTGGTGCGGTGGATAAACCAAATCAACGCCGGGTCAACAAGGTTCCCATGCCGACGTTGGGCGGCTTAGCTATCTTTATTGCATTTACGTTTTCAACGATGTTTTTGTTGCGAGATCAAATGCCGACGCAACAGTTGTGGGGGCTGTTCGGTGGTGAGTGTATCATCGTTGCCGGTGGGATGATCGACGATGTCTTCGAGCTAAAGCCACGGCAAAAGGTGATGTTTCAGCTGTTAGCAGCCATTGAAGTTTACTTCGTGGCGGGTATCCGAATGCGATATTTAACGTTACCCTTTGTGGGTGCCTGGCACTTTGGCTGGTTATCGTTACCCATTACGTTGTTGTGGATCGTTGCCATCGTGAACGCTATCAACCTGATTGATGGGTTAGACGGATTGGCGACGGGGGTCTCGATCATTGCATTAACGACGACTGGAATTACCGGGCTGTTCTTCTTGAACGTGGCCAATACCTGGGTGGCTATCATGATTTTTGCGTTAGTTGCTGCCATGGTAGGTTTCCTGCCGTACAACTTTTTCCCAGCCCGAATTTACCTGGGAGATACTGGGGCGCAATTCATTGGATTTATGATTGCCTGTTTCTCCCTGTATGGTTTGAAGAATGTGACCTTCATTTCTGTGATTATTCCGGTTATTATTTTGGGGGTACCTATCACGGATACGGTGTATGCTATGATTCGTCGAATTTTGAATCGGCAGCCTATTTCTCACGCAGATAAGCACCATTTGCATCATCGCTTGATGCAATTGGGATTGACGCACAGACAGACGGTTCTAGTAATTTACGGGATTGCGTTAATTTTCTCGTTTATTTCACTGCTGTATCCGTTGTCCACGATTTGGGGGTCCGTGTTGTTGACCATTGCGATTCTGATTGGTTTGGAGCTGTTCGTTGAGGCCATCGGATTAGTAGGGTCAGACCGGCAGCCACTCTTACACTGGATCAACCGGGTCGTTAAGAAGTTAACGTCGAAGAATTCGGAAAGATAG